From a region of the Burkholderia lata genome:
- a CDS encoding pectin acetylesterase-family hydrolase has protein sequence MSTARSLLRAAVAALLGCAALNGHAADTTMPDPSIPYYSWYEVTLPESTGASCGNGTPMRFYINRAQSDNLLYMMEPGGACWDYGTCTQTSTGAEAGLGGFNPDGIPHNYMNGTANESLLSSFLSPLLTRMDLAHILVGEPKVETQQWTQVFVPYCTGDIHMGSAVRNYTAPSGDWRLQHYSGLKNIQAVAQWLTSHGFGKPNRLLVYGMSAGGYGTLANYATLRNTLQPQAHSSLLDDAGTVFNTPFDADAATHPSVGLYDRVRTEWGMTGPDGMITVNSRLTSHFDPGNMGSAYAALSATYPHDRFGFSSYQRDKIIAAYHYRAFVPAVIAAPDDATKDSLSLAMFDQELDGLKQTLNPLPNFGYFMPWARNDFIDNHQVTAVSFTGSGIHENGIDADIGTFVDNLLNQQDPADTPVMKAFRTQQWSDFTFSTFLAWIDSIFNLTGEAGPISGHRA, from the coding sequence ATGTCCACAGCACGAAGCCTGCTGCGCGCGGCCGTTGCCGCACTGCTCGGTTGCGCGGCACTGAACGGCCACGCCGCCGATACGACGATGCCGGATCCGTCGATTCCATACTATTCGTGGTACGAAGTGACGTTGCCGGAGAGTACCGGTGCATCGTGCGGCAACGGCACGCCGATGCGCTTCTACATCAATCGCGCGCAGTCGGACAACCTGCTGTACATGATGGAGCCGGGCGGCGCGTGCTGGGACTACGGCACCTGCACGCAAACGTCGACCGGCGCCGAGGCCGGCCTAGGCGGCTTCAACCCGGACGGCATCCCGCACAACTACATGAACGGCACCGCGAACGAGAGCCTGCTCTCGTCGTTCCTGTCGCCGCTGCTCACGCGGATGGATCTCGCGCACATTCTCGTCGGCGAACCGAAGGTCGAGACGCAGCAGTGGACACAGGTTTTCGTGCCCTATTGCACCGGGGATATCCACATGGGCAGCGCGGTGCGCAACTACACCGCGCCGAGCGGCGACTGGCGGCTGCAGCACTACAGCGGGCTGAAGAACATCCAGGCCGTCGCGCAGTGGCTGACGTCGCACGGCTTCGGCAAGCCGAACCGGCTGCTCGTGTACGGGATGAGCGCGGGCGGCTATGGCACGCTCGCGAACTACGCGACGCTGCGCAACACGCTGCAGCCGCAGGCGCATAGTTCGCTGCTCGACGACGCCGGCACGGTGTTCAACACGCCGTTCGATGCGGACGCGGCCACGCATCCGTCGGTCGGTCTGTACGACCGCGTGCGCACCGAGTGGGGGATGACGGGCCCCGACGGGATGATCACCGTGAACAGCCGGCTGACCAGCCATTTCGATCCGGGCAACATGGGGAGCGCGTACGCGGCGCTGTCGGCGACGTATCCGCACGACCGCTTCGGCTTCTCGAGCTACCAGCGCGACAAGATCATCGCCGCGTATCACTATCGCGCGTTTGTGCCGGCCGTGATCGCGGCGCCCGACGACGCGACGAAGGATTCGCTGTCGCTCGCGATGTTCGACCAGGAGCTGGACGGGCTGAAGCAGACGCTGAACCCGCTGCCGAACTTCGGCTACTTCATGCCGTGGGCGCGCAACGACTTCATCGACAACCACCAGGTGACGGCGGTCAGCTTTACCGGGTCGGGGATCCACGAGAATGGCATCGACGCGGATATCGGCACCTTCGTCGACAACCTGCTGAACCAGCAGGACCCGGCCGATACGCCGGTGATGAAGGCGTTCCGCACGCAGCAGTGGTCGGATTTCACGTTCTCGACGTTTCTCGCGTGGATCGACAGCATCTTCAACCTGACCGGCGAAGCGGGGCCGATCTCGGGGCACCGGGCGTGA
- the plcR gene encoding phospholipase C accessory protein PlcR gives MKKNRALWRRTGAIAAIGVAVVAIWRYEAATPAQAASSDTTTATASAQPGAADAFGTGAATPGPEERRLDVDALRRSLAARPDADAEVKRIVAFARFRDEVAAYGDRRNSMPQAERAALARRILDELPDHVARNEIVPVQAEALSAALLTDTEADPATRSAAIRSMRAQWDAYSQQTVGPSPAQDPRYLSYEQQSRDVVRQVQASIPDPDQQQAVIAQRLQALRVQLFDGASPSGVH, from the coding sequence GTGAAGAAGAACAGGGCACTCTGGCGGCGCACGGGCGCGATCGCGGCGATCGGCGTGGCCGTCGTTGCAATCTGGCGATATGAAGCGGCGACACCGGCACAAGCCGCGTCGTCCGACACAACGACCGCGACGGCGAGCGCGCAGCCAGGCGCAGCCGATGCGTTCGGCACCGGCGCGGCGACGCCCGGCCCCGAGGAGCGGCGGCTCGATGTCGATGCGCTGCGCCGCAGCCTTGCAGCGCGCCCCGACGCGGACGCCGAAGTGAAGCGCATCGTCGCGTTCGCACGCTTTCGCGACGAGGTTGCCGCGTATGGGGATCGCCGCAACAGCATGCCGCAAGCCGAGCGCGCCGCACTCGCGCGCCGGATTCTCGACGAACTGCCCGACCATGTCGCGCGCAACGAGATCGTGCCGGTGCAGGCCGAAGCGCTGAGCGCGGCGCTGCTGACCGATACCGAAGCCGACCCCGCGACACGCAGCGCGGCAATCCGGTCGATGCGCGCGCAATGGGACGCCTACTCGCAGCAGACGGTCGGCCCGTCGCCCGCGCAGGACCCGCGCTATCTCTCGTACGAACAGCAGAGCCGCGACGTAGTCCGGCAGGTTCAGGCGAGCATTCCCGATCCCGACCAGCAACAAGCCGTCATCGCGCAGCGCCTGCAGGCGTTGCGGGTCCAGCTGTTCGACGGTGCGTCACCGTCCGGCGTGCACTGA
- a CDS encoding amino acid deaminase/aldolase codes for MSRADLPHRAPAAVHDYPTYRDALAGRRLPAAFVNLDCLDANLADLKRRARGLPIRLATKSVRSRELIGAVLAAGPFMQGLLCYSAAEAAWLADGGFDDIVVAYPTVEPDDLRAVAAQLRRGRSITLMVDDAAQVDAIDRVAHDERVTIPLAIDLDMSSAYPGLYFGMYRSPVRDAAGVLALAHRIGERPHVRLDGLMGYEGQIAGVADTEPGNGARNALVRHLKRRSAREINARRQAAVQALAAAGHRLRFVNGGGTGSIESTLGDASVTELAAGSGLYAPALFDHYAAFHAQPAAGFALPVVRIPQPGIVTCSGGGYIASGPAGKSRLPRPWLPAGCTLIDNEGAGEVQTPLRVPHGVAPAIGDPILFRHAKAGELCERFNTLLLIRGGRVVGEAPTYRGEGKSFF; via the coding sequence ATGAGCCGTGCAGACCTTCCGCATCGCGCACCCGCCGCCGTCCACGACTATCCGACCTATCGCGACGCGCTCGCGGGCCGCCGGCTGCCTGCCGCCTTCGTCAATCTCGACTGCCTCGACGCGAACCTCGCCGACCTGAAGCGCCGCGCACGCGGCCTGCCGATCCGGCTCGCGACGAAGTCGGTGCGCTCGCGCGAACTGATCGGCGCGGTGCTCGCCGCCGGCCCGTTCATGCAGGGGCTGCTGTGCTACTCGGCCGCGGAAGCCGCATGGCTCGCGGACGGCGGGTTCGACGACATCGTCGTCGCGTATCCGACCGTCGAGCCCGACGACCTGCGCGCGGTGGCGGCGCAACTCCGGCGCGGCCGTTCGATCACGCTGATGGTCGACGATGCCGCGCAGGTCGACGCGATCGACCGCGTCGCGCACGACGAACGCGTGACGATCCCGCTCGCGATCGACCTCGACATGTCGTCCGCGTATCCGGGCCTGTACTTCGGCATGTACCGCTCGCCGGTGCGCGATGCGGCCGGCGTGCTCGCGCTCGCGCACCGCATCGGCGAGCGCCCGCACGTGCGGCTCGACGGGCTGATGGGTTACGAAGGACAGATCGCCGGCGTGGCCGACACCGAGCCGGGCAACGGCGCGCGCAACGCGCTGGTACGCCACCTGAAACGCCGCTCGGCACGCGAGATCAATGCGCGCCGCCAGGCGGCCGTGCAGGCGCTCGCGGCGGCAGGCCACCGGCTGCGCTTCGTGAACGGCGGCGGCACCGGCAGCATCGAGAGCACGCTCGGCGACGCGTCGGTCACCGAGCTTGCAGCCGGCTCCGGCCTCTACGCGCCGGCGCTGTTCGATCACTACGCGGCATTTCATGCGCAGCCGGCGGCCGGCTTCGCGCTGCCGGTCGTGCGGATTCCTCAGCCGGGCATCGTGACCTGCTCGGGCGGCGGCTATATCGCGTCGGGGCCGGCCGGCAAGAGCCGGCTGCCGCGGCCGTGGCTGCCGGCCGGCTGCACGCTGATCGACAACGAAGGCGCGGGCGAAGTGCAGACGCCCCTGCGCGTGCCGCACGGCGTCGCACCGGCGATCGGCGACCCGATCCTGTTTCGCCACGCGAAAGCCGGCGAGCTGTGCGAACGCTTCAACACGCTGCTGCTGATCCGTGGCGGCCGCGTGGTCGGCGAGGCGCCCACCTATCGCGGCGAAGGCAAGAGCTTCTTCTAG
- a CDS encoding D-arabinono-1,4-lactone oxidase, whose product MWRNWSGYVCSPDATVSTPASHAGLAAVLRDAAAAGATVRAAGAGHSFSPLVQTDDVILSLDGMQGVIDVDRDRRVARVHAGTRLWALGPALAAHGLAMENLGDINVQSIAGATSTGTHGTGITLGNLSTQIDSLTFMCADGSEIRASADTHPELFAGGRIGLGALGVLTEIGLRLVPAFKLRLERGGMQLDDCLAQADTLIAKHRSFEFYWFPHTDTVLTKAWDMTDEPADSVHWASRASESFLENTVFGALCGLGKRVPSLCPALSRLCASTVSAGRHVDASYAMLSTVRRVRFNEMEWSVPAERGADALREIRSFIARRSFPLMFPIEYRWVRGDDIWLSPDYGRDSVRISVHQYRGMPFDAYFSGVQAICRNHGGRPHWGKVHAMKAAELAACYPHWDDFLALRERMDPLGRFLTPYLRTLFGLPQHASASVASTARATPARRGTPPMHETAGIAQHRPRSNQEAS is encoded by the coding sequence ATGTGGCGTAACTGGTCGGGATATGTCTGCAGTCCTGATGCAACCGTGTCGACGCCTGCGTCGCACGCCGGGCTCGCGGCCGTGCTGCGCGATGCGGCGGCAGCCGGCGCCACCGTGCGCGCGGCCGGCGCCGGTCACTCGTTCTCGCCGCTCGTGCAGACCGACGACGTGATCCTGTCGCTCGACGGGATGCAAGGCGTGATCGACGTCGACCGCGACCGGCGCGTCGCACGCGTGCATGCCGGCACGCGGCTGTGGGCGCTGGGCCCGGCGCTCGCCGCGCACGGCCTCGCGATGGAGAACCTTGGCGACATCAACGTGCAGTCGATCGCCGGCGCGACCAGCACCGGCACGCACGGCACCGGCATCACGCTCGGCAACCTGTCGACGCAGATCGACAGCCTGACCTTCATGTGCGCGGACGGCAGCGAGATCCGCGCGAGCGCCGACACGCATCCCGAGCTGTTCGCCGGCGGCCGGATCGGGCTCGGCGCGCTCGGCGTGCTGACCGAGATCGGCCTGCGCCTCGTGCCCGCGTTCAAGCTGCGCCTCGAGCGCGGCGGCATGCAGCTCGACGACTGCCTCGCGCAAGCGGATACGCTGATCGCGAAGCACCGATCGTTCGAGTTCTACTGGTTCCCGCATACGGACACCGTGCTGACCAAGGCGTGGGACATGACCGACGAGCCGGCCGACTCGGTGCACTGGGCAAGCCGCGCGTCCGAATCGTTCCTCGAGAACACGGTGTTCGGCGCGTTGTGCGGGCTCGGCAAACGCGTACCGTCGCTGTGCCCGGCGCTGAGCCGGCTGTGCGCGTCGACCGTGTCGGCCGGCCGGCACGTGGATGCGAGCTACGCGATGCTGTCGACGGTGCGCCGCGTGCGCTTCAACGAAATGGAATGGTCGGTGCCGGCCGAGCGCGGTGCCGACGCGCTGCGCGAGATCCGCTCGTTCATCGCGCGCCGCAGCTTCCCGCTGATGTTCCCGATCGAATACCGCTGGGTGCGCGGCGACGACATCTGGCTGAGCCCCGACTATGGGCGCGACAGCGTGCGCATCTCGGTGCACCAGTATCGCGGGATGCCGTTCGACGCGTACTTCTCGGGCGTGCAGGCGATCTGCCGCAATCATGGCGGGCGGCCGCACTGGGGCAAGGTGCATGCGATGAAGGCCGCCGAGCTGGCGGCGTGCTACCCGCACTGGGACGATTTCCTCGCGTTGCGCGAACGGATGGATCCGCTTGGCCGCTTCCTGACGCCGTACCTGCGCACGCTGTTCGGGCTGCCGCAACACGCCAGCGCGAGCGTAGCCTCAACCGCGCGCGCCACGCCGGCCCGCCGAGGGACACCCCCGATGCACGAAACGGCCGGCATCGCACAACATCGGCCGCGATCCAACCAGGAGGCCTCGTGA
- a CDS encoding MFS transporter codes for MSTATLHAAAQSRPDPSTGAVVRLALAFAAATNGLILSPFLVAAVMTRFRLDEGTATALVSAEILGIAISCALLSHRIARAARPFTLAGLVGTIAGQALSAVAPGIVSAALARGMTGLFEGMLFVVVASGVSQRASTDRLWGQINLLAGIINGGILVLISAMPAGWLGHWVFALLAAVVAVLAPAIRGIDAFASAPAQTHVRAGTLPWRPVIAIWVVTALVYGVQASQWAIAGFVGERAGLSPTTIGVLLSVSSLLGFVGAAIPSHPASHKHRLALIWAAQLAMIASIEWFFSTRSGSAYFLSQFVLNSAFFVIVPFLTGMLSDVDPDGSLVARTLVVTFFAAGIGTALSGALLGRFGGTRVAHVLCVAVLAAAPFVRLALRRAAPGAVASASPSP; via the coding sequence GTGAGCACCGCCACCCTGCATGCCGCCGCACAGTCGCGCCCCGATCCGTCGACCGGCGCCGTCGTCCGCCTTGCACTCGCGTTCGCGGCGGCCACCAACGGCCTGATCCTGTCGCCGTTCCTCGTCGCGGCCGTGATGACACGCTTCCGGCTCGACGAAGGCACCGCGACCGCGCTCGTCAGCGCCGAGATCCTCGGCATCGCGATCAGTTGCGCGCTGCTGTCGCACCGGATCGCGCGCGCCGCGCGGCCGTTCACGCTGGCCGGCCTGGTCGGCACGATCGCCGGGCAGGCGCTCAGCGCGGTCGCACCCGGGATCGTGTCCGCGGCGCTCGCGCGCGGGATGACGGGGCTGTTCGAGGGGATGCTGTTCGTCGTCGTCGCGTCCGGCGTGTCGCAGCGCGCGTCGACCGACCGCCTGTGGGGGCAAATCAACCTGCTCGCGGGCATCATCAACGGCGGCATCCTCGTGCTGATCTCCGCGATGCCGGCCGGCTGGCTCGGGCACTGGGTGTTCGCGCTGCTGGCGGCCGTCGTCGCCGTGCTGGCGCCCGCGATCCGCGGCATCGACGCGTTCGCGAGCGCACCCGCTCAGACTCACGTGCGCGCCGGCACGCTGCCGTGGCGGCCGGTGATCGCGATCTGGGTCGTGACCGCGCTCGTCTACGGCGTGCAGGCATCGCAATGGGCGATCGCCGGCTTCGTCGGCGAACGTGCGGGGCTGTCGCCGACGACGATCGGCGTACTGCTGTCGGTGTCGTCGCTGCTCGGTTTCGTCGGCGCGGCGATTCCGTCGCATCCGGCCAGCCACAAACACCGCCTCGCGCTGATCTGGGCCGCGCAGCTCGCGATGATCGCGTCGATCGAATGGTTCTTCAGCACGCGCAGCGGCAGCGCGTACTTCCTGAGCCAGTTCGTGCTGAACAGCGCGTTCTTCGTGATCGTGCCGTTCCTCACCGGCATGCTGTCCGACGTCGACCCGGACGGCTCGCTGGTCGCGCGCACGCTCGTCGTCACGTTCTTCGCGGCCGGCATCGGCACCGCGCTGTCCGGTGCGCTGCTCGGTCGCTTCGGCGGCACGCGCGTCGCCCACGTGCTGTGCGTGGCCGTGCTGGCCGCCGCCCCGTTCGTGCGGCTCGCGTTGCGCCGCGCGGCGCCCGGTGCGGTGGCCAGCGCGTCGCCGTCGCCCTGA
- a CDS encoding porin gives MNRHDSVRAACCAMLVLAGTGAHAQSNVTLYGVIDAGIRYETHGVSYGADGSPVSTGRKISMADGGGLTESYWGLKGQEDLGGGLSAQFNVESHFGPNSGAIVPAGSPNFFQVAYVGLTSTSLGQLALGRQYNVPFEMVSLTYGSNLWAGPQDPYFNLFKPEQTMLAGARTSNMIQYGAQLGSLYLLAQYAPGGHAGGGVLGSQAGAAIAYAPDKGPFTVGASFMRTWDDVTHAKFDIYGGGGSVTLGNATVNAGYIENARDNDFTSFENGPFSSTDLAALGIISPAQVADPSTPGGFRRRKMALAGLTYRFTSAFTAAVNAWWTTQSGYTPDFDGRARQFQVIAGYSLSKRSMLYAEVDYAIYRGGLIGAQLVGVNGQSPSTSTTQLGATVGLRHYF, from the coding sequence ATGAATCGTCACGATAGCGTTCGCGCCGCGTGCTGCGCGATGTTGGTCCTGGCCGGTACCGGCGCGCACGCGCAAAGCAACGTGACGCTGTACGGCGTGATCGATGCGGGCATCCGCTACGAAACGCACGGCGTGTCGTACGGCGCCGACGGCTCGCCGGTGTCGACGGGCCGCAAGATCTCGATGGCCGACGGCGGCGGCCTGACGGAAAGCTACTGGGGCCTCAAGGGCCAGGAGGATCTCGGCGGCGGGCTGTCCGCGCAGTTCAACGTCGAGAGCCACTTCGGCCCGAACAGCGGCGCGATCGTGCCGGCCGGTTCACCGAACTTCTTCCAGGTCGCGTACGTGGGGCTCACGTCGACGTCGCTCGGCCAGCTCGCGCTCGGCCGCCAGTACAACGTGCCGTTCGAGATGGTGTCGCTGACCTACGGCTCGAACCTGTGGGCCGGCCCGCAGGATCCGTACTTCAACCTGTTCAAGCCGGAGCAGACGATGCTCGCGGGCGCGCGCACCAGCAACATGATCCAGTACGGCGCGCAGCTCGGCAGCCTGTACCTGCTCGCGCAGTACGCGCCGGGCGGCCATGCGGGCGGCGGCGTGCTCGGCAGCCAGGCCGGTGCGGCGATCGCGTACGCGCCGGACAAGGGGCCGTTTACGGTCGGCGCGTCGTTCATGCGCACCTGGGACGACGTCACGCACGCGAAATTCGACATCTATGGCGGCGGCGGCTCCGTCACGCTCGGCAACGCGACCGTCAACGCCGGCTATATCGAGAACGCGCGCGACAACGACTTCACGTCGTTCGAGAACGGCCCGTTCAGCTCGACCGATCTCGCCGCGCTCGGCATCATCTCGCCCGCGCAGGTGGCCGATCCGTCGACGCCCGGCGGGTTCCGGCGCCGCAAGATGGCGCTCGCGGGGCTGACCTACCGGTTCACGTCGGCGTTCACGGCCGCCGTCAACGCGTGGTGGACCACGCAGTCGGGCTACACGCCGGACTTCGACGGCCGCGCGCGCCAGTTCCAGGTGATCGCCGGCTACAGCCTGTCGAAGCGCAGCATGCTCTACGCGGAAGTCGACTACGCGATCTATCGCGGCGGCCTGATCGGCGCGCAGCTGGTCGGCGTGAACGGGCAGTCGCCGAGCACGAGCACCACGCAGCTCGGCGCGACGGTCGGCCTGCGCCACTACTTCTGA
- a CDS encoding AraC family transcriptional regulator has translation MDDTDRYTTANLPVHLLRCLAETSKELGIDPTRLCLGLGFDVADLSNPSCRISLRQASTMIRRALDMAPGRALGLELGTSETIASIGLVGYAMLTSPTLKDAISVGMELQRHTGPLMRFEVISDARTLSIRATNVFLEPDIEAFLVEEAFGSFMKIGRSLVGPAFQPKVVDLSYPPPAYAEQYTRVFPCPVRFEQEQNLFSCDAALGNRPIATHDPLAHRQALEFLQDALPPEPEGTEFLESIERIMRRDLRHAPSLAEIAAQLCMSERTLRRRLADQGVSYQTVIDTIRRKRAFTLLSNPRLSIEDVAHEVGFSDAHNFRRAFKRWTGHGPREGQRPA, from the coding sequence ATGGACGATACCGACCGTTATACGACGGCGAATCTGCCGGTCCATCTGTTGCGGTGCCTCGCGGAGACAAGCAAGGAGCTGGGCATCGACCCCACGCGGCTGTGCCTCGGGCTCGGCTTCGACGTCGCGGACCTGTCGAATCCGTCGTGCCGGATTTCCCTGCGTCAGGCGAGCACGATGATCCGCCGCGCGCTCGACATGGCGCCGGGGCGGGCGCTCGGCCTCGAACTCGGCACGAGCGAGACGATCGCGTCGATCGGCCTGGTCGGCTATGCGATGCTGACGAGCCCGACGCTGAAGGATGCGATCTCCGTCGGGATGGAACTGCAGCGCCACACGGGGCCGCTGATGCGCTTCGAGGTGATCTCGGATGCGCGCACGCTGTCGATCCGCGCGACCAACGTCTTTCTCGAACCCGACATCGAGGCGTTCCTCGTCGAGGAAGCGTTCGGCAGCTTCATGAAGATCGGGCGCTCGCTCGTCGGCCCCGCGTTCCAGCCGAAGGTCGTCGATCTCAGCTACCCGCCGCCGGCCTATGCGGAGCAATACACGCGCGTGTTCCCGTGCCCGGTGCGGTTCGAACAGGAGCAGAACCTGTTTTCATGCGACGCGGCGCTCGGCAACCGCCCGATCGCGACCCACGATCCGCTCGCGCATCGCCAGGCGCTCGAATTCCTGCAGGACGCGCTGCCGCCCGAACCCGAAGGCACCGAGTTTCTCGAATCGATCGAACGGATCATGCGGCGCGACCTGCGGCATGCGCCGTCGCTCGCCGAAATCGCCGCGCAGCTGTGCATGAGCGAGCGCACACTCCGCCGGCGGCTTGCCGACCAGGGCGTGTCGTATCAGACGGTGATCGACACGATCCGCAGGAAGCGCGCGTTCACGCTGCTGAGCAACCCGCGGCTGTCGATCGAGGACGTCGCGCACGAAGTCGGGTTCAGCGACGCGCATAACTTCCGGCGCGCGTTCAAGCGGTGGACGGGGCACGGGCCGCGCGAAGGACAGCGGCCGGCGTAG
- a CDS encoding Zn-dependent hydrolase: MNPTDFPFPPLNAERLNARVEQLARFTRPDVPWTRRAFSPLFTEARAWLAAQFAEAGLTVSMDAGGNLIGRREGSGRCTKPLVTGSHCDTVVGGGRFDGIIGVLAGIEVAHTLNEQGIVLDHPFEVIDFLSEEPSDYGISCVGSRALSGVLDAGMLRATNAEGETLAEALRRIGGNPDALREPLRAPGSTAAFVELHIEQGPVLETRGLPIGVVTNIVGIRRVLITVTGQPDHAGTTPMDIRRDALVGAAHVIEAAHARASALSGNPHYVVATIGRIAMTPNVPNAVPGQVELMLEVRSDSDAVLDAFPEALLAGAAARLDALRLSARAEHVSRARPTDCQPLVMDAVEQAATQLGYPSMRLPSGAGHDAVYVAPTGPIGMIFIPCLGGRSHCPEEWIEPQQLLDGTRVLYQTLVALDRSLAGAA, translated from the coding sequence ATGAATCCGACGGATTTTCCTTTCCCGCCGCTGAACGCCGAACGCCTGAACGCACGCGTCGAGCAACTGGCGCGCTTCACGCGGCCCGATGTCCCGTGGACGCGCCGTGCGTTCTCGCCGCTCTTCACCGAAGCGCGCGCATGGCTTGCCGCGCAGTTCGCCGAAGCGGGCCTCACCGTGTCGATGGACGCGGGCGGCAACCTGATCGGCCGCCGCGAAGGCAGCGGCCGTTGCACGAAACCGCTCGTCACGGGGTCGCATTGCGACACGGTGGTCGGCGGCGGCCGCTTCGACGGGATCATCGGCGTGCTCGCGGGCATCGAGGTCGCGCATACGCTGAACGAGCAGGGGATCGTGCTCGACCATCCGTTCGAGGTGATCGACTTCCTGTCCGAAGAACCGAGCGACTACGGCATCTCGTGCGTCGGCAGCCGTGCGCTGTCGGGCGTGCTCGACGCCGGCATGCTGCGCGCGACGAATGCCGAAGGCGAAACGCTCGCGGAAGCGCTGCGCCGCATCGGCGGCAATCCGGACGCGCTGCGCGAACCGCTGCGCGCGCCGGGCAGCACCGCAGCGTTCGTCGAATTGCATATCGAGCAAGGCCCGGTACTCGAAACGCGCGGCTTGCCGATCGGCGTCGTGACCAACATCGTCGGCATCCGGCGCGTGCTGATCACCGTGACCGGGCAGCCCGACCATGCTGGCACGACGCCGATGGACATCCGTCGCGACGCGCTCGTCGGTGCCGCGCACGTGATCGAGGCCGCGCATGCGCGCGCGTCGGCGCTGTCGGGCAATCCGCACTATGTCGTCGCGACGATCGGGCGGATCGCGATGACGCCGAACGTGCCGAACGCGGTGCCGGGGCAGGTCGAACTGATGCTCGAAGTGCGCAGCGACAGCGACGCGGTGCTCGACGCGTTCCCCGAGGCGCTGCTGGCCGGTGCGGCCGCGCGGCTCGACGCGTTGCGGTTGAGCGCGCGTGCGGAGCACGTGAGCCGCGCACGGCCGACCGATTGCCAGCCGCTCGTGATGGACGCGGTCGAACAGGCGGCCACGCAGCTCGGCTATCCGAGCATGCGGTTGCCGAGCGGCGCGGGGCACGATGCGGTGTACGTTGCGCCGACCGGGCCGATCGGGATGATCTTCATTCCGTGCCTGGGCGGCCGCAGTCATTGCCCGGAAGAATGGATCGAGCCGCAGCAACTGCTCGACGGCACGCGCGTGCTGTATCAAACGCTCGTCGCGCTCGATCGTTCGCTCGCGGGTGCGGCGTAA
- a CDS encoding dihydroorotase, protein MSEFEQVVRGRLVDAREVVDDGWLAIRNGRIAARGTGAPPAARDTIDARGQWVLPGVVDGQVHAASQANQEGLGHASRAAAAGGVTVMVDMPYDDPEPVASRAQLDRKIAEAERDCHVDVALYGTLNAKHGLEAAAGLIDGGVCAFKFSTFEATPGRFPRVEEDVLYDAFRLIAPSGLACGVHNQMQDMTRKNIARMIEAGDTGWDAFLRAHPPLIENLATALIYEIGAETGARAHAVHVSTSRGFELCNLFRQAGHRASIETCVQYLMLDHETHTKRFGSKTKHYPPIRPRAEQDLLWTHIARGECTFVSSDHVSWGLERKGDPNVFRNASGGPGLETLLPAFWTGCEQHGVAPTRVAELLATNPARHFLLDDRKGSLDVGADADFVILTPERYAFDPSRSLSAVQWSAFEGMEFTVRIAATYCRGALVYDGERIVNPAGSGRFLKPHGSRSIATHREHA, encoded by the coding sequence ATGAGCGAATTCGAACAGGTGGTGCGCGGCCGGTTGGTCGATGCGCGCGAGGTGGTCGACGACGGCTGGCTCGCGATCAGGAACGGGCGGATCGCCGCGCGTGGCACGGGTGCGCCGCCGGCGGCGCGCGACACGATCGATGCGCGCGGGCAGTGGGTGCTGCCGGGCGTTGTCGACGGGCAGGTGCATGCGGCCAGCCAGGCGAACCAGGAGGGGCTCGGTCATGCGTCGCGTGCGGCCGCCGCCGGGGGCGTGACGGTGATGGTCGACATGCCGTACGACGATCCGGAGCCGGTTGCGTCGCGCGCGCAGCTCGACCGCAAGATCGCGGAAGCCGAGCGCGATTGCCACGTCGACGTCGCGCTGTACGGCACGCTCAACGCGAAGCACGGCCTGGAAGCAGCGGCCGGGCTGATCGACGGCGGTGTGTGCGCGTTCAAGTTCTCGACGTTCGAGGCGACGCCCGGCCGGTTTCCGCGCGTCGAGGAGGACGTGCTGTACGACGCGTTCCGGCTGATCGCGCCGTCGGGCCTCGCATGCGGTGTGCACAACCAGATGCAGGACATGACGCGCAAGAACATCGCGCGGATGATCGAGGCCGGCGACACGGGCTGGGACGCGTTCCTGCGCGCGCATCCGCCGCTGATCGAGAACCTCGCGACCGCGCTGATCTACGAGATCGGCGCGGAGACGGGCGCCCGCGCACACGCGGTGCACGTGTCGACGTCGCGCGGCTTCGAGCTGTGCAACCTGTTCCGGCAGGCCGGCCATCGCGCGAGCATCGAGACCTGCGTGCAGTACCTGATGCTCGACCACGAAACGCACACGAAGCGCTTCGGCTCGAAAACCAAGCACTACCCGCCGATCCGGCCGCGCGCCGAGCAGGATCTGCTGTGGACGCACATCGCGCGCGGCGAATGCACGTTCGTGTCGTCGGATCACGTGAGCTGGGGGCTCGAGCGCAAGGGCGACCCGAACGTGTTCCGCAACGCGTCGGGCGGCCCGGGGCTCGAAACGCTGCTGCCCGCGTTCTGGACCGGCTGCGAACAGCATGGCGTCGCGCCGACGCGCGTGGCCGAACTGCTCGCGACGAACCCGGCGCGGCATTTCCTGCTCGATGACCGCAAAGGGTCGCTCGACGTCGGCGCCGATGCGGATTTCGTGATCCTCACGCCGGAACGTTATGCGTTCGATCCGTCGCGCAGCCTGTCGGCTGTGCAGTGGAGCGCATTCGAAGGGATGGAATTCACGGTGCGGATCGCCGCCACGTACTGCCGCGGCGCGCTCGTGTACGACGGCGAGCGCATCGTCAATCCGGCGGGCTCGGGCCGTTTCCTGAAGCCGCACGGCAGCCGGTCGATCGCCACACATCGGGAGCACGCATGA